Proteins encoded together in one Candidatus Acetothermia bacterium window:
- a CDS encoding HD domain-containing protein, which translates to MQVKAAIARSTRLRTLWTCSNITAIDRLRINDHGPTHVRIVMRIGLRLLELLHGAGVKLGVADHGLGYEDAQVVVVLGAALHDIGHAVHRQDHELLSTILAPTLLDELLAGIYEEPQRTVILAEVMHAIWVHRGSLRPLTVEAGALSVADALDMEKGRARIPFRVGEPTIHSVSALAIDKVEILPGQEKPVHIHVRMTNSAGIFQLDSLLKEKLNNSGLRDYIEVSAEIQGEEKKIIERYALG; encoded by the coding sequence ATGCAGGTGAAGGCGGCCATTGCCCGCTCGACGCGGCTGCGCACGCTGTGGACGTGCTCGAACATCACCGCCATCGACCGCCTCCGGATCAACGACCACGGCCCGACCCACGTCCGGATCGTGATGCGCATTGGGCTTAGGCTCCTTGAGCTCCTGCACGGGGCGGGGGTGAAGCTGGGGGTGGCCGACCACGGGCTTGGCTACGAGGACGCCCAGGTGGTGGTGGTGCTGGGGGCGGCCCTCCACGACATCGGGCACGCCGTGCACCGCCAGGACCATGAGCTCTTGTCCACGATCCTCGCCCCGACGCTCCTCGACGAGCTCTTGGCCGGGATCTACGAGGAGCCGCAGCGCACGGTGATCCTGGCCGAGGTGATGCACGCGATCTGGGTCCACCGCGGATCGCTGAGGCCGCTCACCGTGGAGGCCGGGGCCCTCAGCGTGGCCGACGCGCTCGACATGGAGAAGGGCCGGGCCCGGATCCCGTTCCGGGTCGGGGAGCCGACCATCCACAGCGTGTCCGCCCTGGCCATCGACAAGGTGGAGATCCTCCCCGGCCAGGAGAAGCCAGTGCACATCCACGTGCGGATGACCAACTCCGCCGGGATCTTCCAGCTCGACAGCCTCCTCAAGGAGAAGCTCAACAACTCTGGGCTCCGGGACTACATCGAGGTGTCGGCGGAGATCCAGGGCGAGGAGAAGAAGATCATCGAGCGCTATGCCCTCGGCTGA
- a CDS encoding site-specific integrase: MPLEVTQEDFMTPDQVRRLKAFARRAADEARRRGQTGPVRDWAILHVALDAGLRVSEIVSLKVGDLLLDPGHSAIIVRYGKGGKERGVDIGQPLREHLREYLAWKDTVGEPTGPDDLLFVSPRGGPLTRQAVYLMFKRYARLAGLPDRFTIHSCRHTYASMLYRASRFNLRLVQKQLGHASIRTTQVYADVLSADALEAVNGLPQ, from the coding sequence GTGCCCCTTGAAGTGACGCAGGAGGACTTCATGACCCCGGACCAGGTGCGGCGGCTCAAGGCGTTCGCCCGCCGGGCCGCGGACGAGGCCCGGCGGCGCGGCCAGACCGGCCCGGTGCGGGATTGGGCCATCCTCCACGTGGCCCTGGACGCCGGCCTCCGGGTGTCCGAGATCGTCAGCCTCAAGGTGGGGGATTTGCTCCTCGACCCCGGGCATTCGGCGATCATCGTCCGATACGGCAAGGGCGGAAAAGAGCGGGGGGTGGACATCGGCCAGCCGCTGCGGGAGCACCTGCGGGAGTACCTGGCGTGGAAGGACACCGTGGGCGAGCCCACCGGCCCCGACGACCTCCTGTTCGTGTCCCCCCGCGGAGGCCCCCTCACCCGCCAAGCGGTGTACCTCATGTTCAAGCGCTACGCCCGGCTCGCGGGCCTCCCGGACCGGTTCACCATCCACTCCTGCCGCCACACCTACGCTTCGATGCTGTACCGGGCGTCGCGGTTCAACCTGCGGCTCGTCCAGAAACAGCTCGGCCACGCCTCGATCCGCACCACCCAGGTCTACGCCGACGTCCTCTCCGCCGATGCCCTGGAAGCGGTGAACGGGCTGCCCCAATGA
- the mutL gene encoding DNA mismatch repair endonuclease MutL: MPIRRLDEAVVRKIAAGEVVDRPASVAKELAENALDAGGKRIAVDVDAGGIALLRVADDGHGMAPDELHLAIERHTTSKLATEEDLRHIRTLGFRGEALAAICAVARVTLLSRPRGAEAGHELRVEGGTVTADRPAARAVGTTVEVRDLFFNVPARRQFLDSPPAEARRVLTALKRLVLAHPAVAFAVRSEGRAVLDVPPAADPLVRIAQAYGRDFASRLIPVEMREPGFHLQGWFGPPELARPTRVDQHLFLSGRPVRPGVLAVGIAQAYGRFVPRGQHPAFFLYLDVDPELVDVNVHPKKEEVRFRAEGAAMDLLHRAALRALGGRVVALGPVEAVPPAGPAPRAEGEAPKPLLAAAQGRGWRVLGQVQGRFIVVEAEDGLEIVDQHVAHERVLFERYRDEEVMPAQEFLVPVQVEVPFDRAEALRRAIPDLGRLGVDLEPFGDRAFLLRGWPAPLADRQSRLGFQEPLAAVAARLLEGEPPLLELWREVACAAAVKAGEHLSHEEQEALIADWKATREPARCPHGRPVAVVLTWADLAHRLGR, from the coding sequence ATGCCCATTCGGCGGTTGGACGAGGCAGTGGTCCGCAAGATCGCGGCCGGGGAGGTGGTGGACCGGCCGGCCTCCGTGGCCAAGGAGCTCGCCGAGAACGCCCTCGACGCGGGAGGAAAGCGGATCGCGGTGGACGTGGACGCCGGGGGGATCGCCCTCCTGCGGGTGGCCGACGACGGGCATGGCATGGCCCCAGACGAGCTGCACCTCGCGATCGAACGGCACACCACGAGCAAGCTCGCCACCGAGGAGGACCTCCGCCACATCCGCACCCTGGGGTTCCGTGGGGAGGCGCTTGCAGCCATCTGCGCGGTGGCCCGGGTGACGCTCCTGTCGCGGCCGCGGGGGGCGGAGGCGGGCCACGAACTTCGGGTGGAGGGGGGGACGGTAACCGCGGACCGCCCGGCGGCGCGGGCGGTGGGGACCACGGTGGAGGTACGGGATCTTTTCTTCAACGTCCCCGCCCGGCGCCAGTTCCTCGACAGCCCTCCGGCCGAGGCCCGCCGCGTGTTGACGGCCCTCAAGCGGCTCGTGCTCGCCCATCCCGCGGTCGCGTTCGCCGTGCGCTCCGAGGGCCGGGCCGTGCTCGACGTCCCCCCGGCTGCGGACCCCCTCGTTCGAATCGCCCAGGCCTACGGCCGAGACTTCGCTTCCCGTCTGATCCCGGTGGAGATGCGGGAGCCCGGGTTCCACCTCCAAGGCTGGTTTGGGCCCCCGGAGCTCGCTCGGCCGACGCGGGTGGACCAGCACCTGTTCCTCTCCGGCCGGCCGGTGCGGCCGGGGGTGCTCGCGGTGGGGATCGCCCAAGCCTATGGGCGGTTCGTTCCCCGCGGGCAGCACCCGGCGTTCTTCCTGTACCTGGACGTGGACCCGGAGCTGGTGGACGTGAACGTGCACCCAAAGAAGGAGGAGGTCCGGTTCCGGGCCGAGGGCGCGGCCATGGACCTCCTCCACCGGGCAGCGCTGCGGGCCCTGGGGGGGCGGGTGGTGGCCCTCGGCCCGGTGGAGGCAGTGCCCCCGGCCGGTCCGGCCCCAAGGGCCGAAGGGGAAGCCCCCAAGCCGCTCCTGGCCGCGGCCCAGGGGCGGGGGTGGCGGGTGCTGGGGCAGGTGCAGGGGAGGTTCATCGTGGTCGAGGCCGAGGACGGGCTGGAGATCGTAGACCAGCATGTGGCTCACGAGCGGGTCCTGTTCGAACGGTACCGGGATGAGGAGGTAATGCCGGCCCAGGAGTTCCTGGTCCCGGTCCAGGTGGAGGTCCCGTTCGACCGGGCGGAGGCATTGCGGCGGGCGATCCCCGACCTCGGGCGCCTGGGGGTGGACCTGGAGCCGTTCGGGGACCGGGCGTTCCTCCTGCGAGGATGGCCGGCGCCGCTGGCCGACCGCCAATCGCGCCTCGGGTTCCAGGAGCCGCTCGCCGCGGTGGCCGCGCGCCTGCTCGAGGGGGAGCCGCCGCTCCTCGAGCTGTGGCGGGAGGTGGCGTGCGCGGCGGCGGTGAAGGCCGGGGAGCATCTCTCTCACGAGGAGCAGGAGGCCCTGATCGCTGACTGGAAGGCCACGAGGGAGCCAGCCCGCTGCCCCCATGGCCGTCCGGTGGCGGTGGTGCTCACCTGGGCTGACCTCGCCCACCGGCTGGGGCGGTGA